A segment of the Candidatus Pelagisphaera phototrophica genome:
GCTAATTGCTGATGGATACGTGTGCCATTTTAGCGATGACTCACTGTTCGCACAACCAGTGATGGACAACGAACCTAAGAGTGTGGTAAGACCCAAGAAATCGGATACATCTAAAAATGCGATTCCCTCCGATCCAGCCTCGGATGAGAAAGCGGATTCTGAAAAACGGCGAGCTGGGGCTTCCGAGCAAGAAGAGCCCGCGGTAGGTATTGAAACCGTTACCAGCGTGGAAGTCGTTGAGACTACTGCAGTCGAAACGGAAGTTGTGGAACAGAAAGCAAAAGTCTCTCAGCCCGTTTCAAATGAGCCGGAAGGTGCGGTCGAAGCTAAAGAAGCGGATGATAACCAGGACTCAAAGCTGGAAATGGCAGAGGCGGTTGCGGCCTCTGATACGACTACAGAAGCTTCGAAGGCCGAAGCGGTTGAGCCAATTGGTGAAATAGTCGAGGATCCCATTCCTCCGGAGAAATCTCCTGTTGTCTTAGAGGAGCCGGCGGTGAGCGTGTCGGAGGAAAGCGAAGAAGACCTCGAGGCTAAAAAAGCGAAAACCTAAGCTTAGGCCTCCAATTTCTTTGGGGATTTGAAATTAGCCTAAGGGTGACTGCTAGGTCCGGCGTCTGGGTTAGGGCATTTATCCTGTGTAAGGTTGCAAAGGTAGTGCTCGAAGGCCCGGAGAGCGCCGTAGATCGAATCGGGAATTGGGGAAGATCAGGCAAACAGGACCCGAGCAAACACAAAAAAGTCGGCTGACTAGGGATAGTCAGCCCTACCTTGCTGCGCCGGGATTTACTGAAGTGCCGTATGCTTAGACGAGTGACTGTCCCACTGAAAAATGCGCTAGCATACGGTGCGTATCCAGTGGTTACCGGTGGGGAGGATTGAAAGGTGAAGCGAAAGCGTAACGGTCCAGGGGATTTGCCCTAAATTCCCTGGCCATTCAATCGCAAGGCAGTAGGGGGGCGCCATAAAGTCTTCCAGCATCAGTTCATCAATGATTTCAGGACTCCCTTCCAGTCGGTAGGCGTCCATGTGAAGGAGAGTCTTCGGGCCACGGTATGTATTGAATATGTTGAAAGTAGGGCTTGTGATGACATCTTGGATACCTATTCCAATCGCAATCCCTTTTATGAAAGTTGTTTTACCCGCCCCTAAGTCTCCTTCAAGGGTTAGTACGGATTCTTCTGGAAAAGTAGACTCGAGTTCTTTTGCCAACTGAATTGTGTCAGCGGCACTGGAGGTCTCGATACCCGATTTAAGGCGTTCTAAAAGGGTCATATCCTGTGGGCTCTATTTTTTCCTCCAAGTTGGAAAAGACTACGCTGGGATGACTGGCTACTCTTTCTGAGATAATGCCGATTTGAGTGACGTTCGTCTTGAATCGAGTTTTCCAATGGCCGACAAACGTATCATAGTCTTGGTCTGGTTCCAGAGTGAAAAGGAGTTCGTAGTCTTCACCGTCATTGATTGCGTGATAGAGTGGGGATCGACCGCTTGA
Coding sequences within it:
- the tsaE gene encoding tRNA (adenosine(37)-N6)-threonylcarbamoyltransferase complex ATPase subunit type 1 TsaE; this encodes MTLLERLKSGIETSSAADTIQLAKELESTFPEESVLTLEGDLGAGKTTFIKGIAIGIGIQDVITSPTFNIFNTYRGPKTLLHMDAYRLEGSPEIIDELMLEDFMAPPYCLAIEWPGNLGQIPWTVTLSLHLSILPTGNHWIRTVC